The following are encoded in a window of Rosa chinensis cultivar Old Blush chromosome 4, RchiOBHm-V2, whole genome shotgun sequence genomic DNA:
- the LOC112199673 gene encoding F-box protein At4g19940 has protein sequence MEADSVISGELPPEIICFQILPRLPTKFVIRCRCVCKSWSSLTRNPSFLTVHRSFRCSPSTHLLFTTSDDSTTTLQHFHSVKLNQEEGEKNVINPTTDLFSLPAPSYSFLGGTHSINGLTILADQLNAKTVYVFNPCTEQIITLPHTSLEAELFTHHLGFSAVTNEYKVFQVHWSGNEDYPNYVTSLRFKIFTLGTTTWRHIELDFPFDPERLDFAKKSVCLHGGIHWMHTNQKIIVAFDVGAERFRANIPLPGDCDSGNIVEVGGCVAVYDTSLLQQDMMLLWILEDYQNHVWVKKNIIFTSSWEKLGCPIPLGTIHTGELLLKPTLRDSGNVSVHLYNIESDSFRKCKISLPVKIGLWSLLTSYDESVITLRS, from the coding sequence ATGGAAGCTGACTCAGTGATCAGCGGAGAGCTCCCACCCGAAATCATATGCTTCCAGATACTCCCAAGGCTACCGACCAAGTTTGTGATCCGTTGCAGATGCGTCTGCAAATCATGGTCCTCTCTCACCCGCAACCCTTCTTTTCTCACCGTCCACCGTAGCTTCCGGTGCAGCCCTTCCACTCACCTCCTCTTCACCACGTCGGACGACTCCACAACCACACTTCAACACTTTCACTCTGTGAAACTCAaccaagaagaaggagaaaagaatgTTATTAATCCAACAACAGACCTCTTTAGCCTTCCAGCACCGTCCTATTCCTTTCTCGGCGGCACACATAGTATCAACGGCTTGACGATTTTAGCCGATCAACTTAATGCCAAAACGGTTTATGTTTTCAATCCCTGTACTGAACAGATTATAACTCTTCCCCATACCAGCCTTGAAGCCGAATTGTTTACACACCATCTCGGATTCAGTGCTGTTACAAACGAGTATAAGGTTTTCCAAGTGCATTGGTCTGGTAATGAGGATTACCCGAATTATGTGACTTCTCTGAGGTTCAAAATTTTCACTCTGGGTACAACTACATGGAGGCACATAGAGTTGGACTTTCCTTTTGATCCTGAAAGGCTAGACTTTGCTAAGAAAAGTGTATGCCTCCATGGAGGCATACATTGGATGCATACGAATCAGAAGATTATAGTTGCATTTGATGTTGGAGCCGAAAGATTCAGAGCCAACATCCCACTTCCCGGAGATTGTGACTCCGGGAATATTGTTGAAGTGGGTGGATGTGTGGCTGTGTATGACACATCATTGCTTCAACAGGACATGATGTTATTGTGGATTTTGGAGGATTACCAAAATCATGTGTGGGTTAAGAAGAATATCATATTTACCTCGAGTTGGGAGAAATTAGGGTGCCCTATTCCGTTGGGTACAATCCACACAGGTGAGCTCCTGCTCAAGCCTACCTTACGGGACTCGGGCAATGTCAGTGTTCATCTTTACAATATAGAGAGCGATAGCTTTCGGAAATGTAAGATTAGTTTGCCGGTGAAGATTGGTCTATGGAGCTTGCTTACTAGTTATGATGAAAGTGTGATCACCTTGAGATCATGA